The proteins below come from a single Gordonia sp. X0973 genomic window:
- a CDS encoding ATP-dependent 6-phosphofructokinase, with the protein MARYGILTSGGDCPGLNAVIRAIVLDADSSHADFEYVGFKDGFWGLVYGETIPLDRSAVRGISKEGGTILGTSRFGPYTEPDGGPENIKKALARIGVDGVIAIGGDGTMAASARLFADGIPTVGVPKTIDNDLAATDYTFGFNTAVEIATEAVDRLRTTGNSHRRCMVLEVMGRHAGWIALYSGLAGGAHAILIPEAPESLDQVCEWVTGVRDRARSPMIVVAEGFTFPEMEEAHSHKGLDGFNRPRLGGIGEILAPLIEEKTGIETRATVLGHIQRGGVPSAWDRVLGTRFGFGVPELIADGGWGQMLALHGTDIVRVPFSEAVGHTKNVPLDLYGEARAAFG; encoded by the coding sequence ATGGCCCGGTACGGAATCCTGACCTCCGGCGGTGATTGCCCCGGTTTGAACGCGGTGATCCGCGCGATCGTGCTCGACGCCGATTCCAGCCACGCCGATTTCGAATACGTCGGGTTCAAGGACGGCTTCTGGGGCCTGGTGTACGGCGAGACGATCCCGTTGGACCGCTCGGCGGTGCGTGGCATCTCCAAAGAGGGCGGCACGATCCTCGGCACCAGCCGCTTCGGCCCCTACACCGAGCCCGACGGCGGGCCCGAGAACATCAAGAAGGCACTCGCGCGGATCGGCGTCGACGGGGTGATCGCCATCGGCGGCGATGGCACCATGGCGGCTTCGGCCCGACTGTTCGCCGACGGCATCCCCACCGTCGGGGTGCCCAAGACGATCGACAACGATCTCGCCGCCACCGATTACACCTTCGGTTTCAACACCGCCGTCGAGATCGCCACCGAGGCCGTCGACCGCCTGCGCACCACCGGCAACTCGCACCGTCGCTGCATGGTGTTGGAGGTGATGGGCCGCCACGCCGGCTGGATCGCGCTGTATTCGGGTCTCGCCGGGGGCGCCCACGCCATCCTGATCCCCGAGGCGCCGGAATCGTTGGACCAGGTCTGCGAATGGGTCACCGGCGTGCGCGACCGGGCGCGTTCGCCGATGATCGTGGTCGCCGAGGGCTTCACCTTCCCAGAGATGGAGGAGGCGCATTCGCACAAGGGCCTCGACGGGTTCAACCGCCCCCGCCTCGGCGGCATCGGGGAGATCCTCGCCCCGTTGATCGAGGAGAAGACCGGCATCGAAACCCGTGCGACCGTCCTCGGGCACATCCAGCGCGGCGGCGTCCCCAGTGCCTGGGACCGCGTCCTGGGCACCCGATTCGGCTTCGGGGTGCCCGAACTGATCGCCGACGGCGGGTGGGGGCAGATGCTCGCGCTGCACGGCACCGACATCGTGCGGGTGCCCTTCTCCGAGGCGGTCGGCCACACCAAGAACGTGCCGCTCGACCTCTACGGTGAGGCGCGGGCGGCCTTCGGCTGA
- a CDS encoding TetR/AcrR family transcriptional regulator has product MTDSATAGRRYNGISAAARRDQRRGQFLDAALTVVARDGVAAMSMRALCAESGLHARYFREIFDSVDEVMNAAADEVASDIARDVSEAIAQVPREAPNAVIARTRAAVRAAFDVVNADPRRIALLTSADSVPGLAARREQLIDLLATVMAMQAAEMLDDPPAPEDALLAARLTAMGAVSLLTASAAGRVEASGAAIEETIVAAILGSQGIAETLRQVRSMATDS; this is encoded by the coding sequence GTGACGGATTCGGCCACCGCGGGTCGCCGGTATAACGGCATCAGTGCCGCTGCACGACGCGACCAGCGTCGTGGGCAGTTTCTTGATGCCGCGCTGACCGTCGTCGCTCGTGACGGCGTTGCTGCGATGAGTATGCGCGCGCTATGCGCGGAATCCGGCCTGCATGCGCGGTACTTTCGCGAGATATTCGACTCCGTCGACGAAGTCATGAACGCGGCCGCCGATGAGGTCGCCTCCGACATCGCCCGCGATGTCAGCGAAGCGATCGCGCAGGTTCCCCGTGAGGCGCCGAACGCGGTGATTGCCCGGACGCGTGCCGCGGTGCGCGCCGCGTTTGACGTCGTCAACGCCGACCCGCGTCGCATCGCCTTGCTGACCAGCGCGGACTCGGTTCCCGGCCTCGCCGCTCGACGCGAGCAACTCATCGACCTGCTGGCGACGGTCATGGCCATGCAGGCAGCCGAGATGCTCGACGATCCCCCGGCACCAGAGGACGCGTTGTTGGCCGCACGCCTCACCGCTATGGGCGCGGTCTCGCTGTTGACTGCCTCCGCGGCCGGCAGAGTCGAGGCCTCAGGAGCAGCGATCGAAGAGACTATCGTGGCGGCAATCCTCGGCTCTCAGGGCATCGCCGAAACATTGCGCCAGGTCAGGAGCATGGCGACCGATTCCTGA
- a CDS encoding oxygenase MpaB family protein has protein sequence MTTTLEPATLTATPTRFNRDPEWAARSIRTLFLLQGDRRPFSPEEVEWARTALNRGDDLGNRLARTMVDDHAFSMRDLDEALTTGETTIPSLRDLLAVVDGSATPTWVDFAAIERGAAVCRRSGELGLDVLATASLMTGFTSSATTRQLVGTGKLVDDPGARLQRTAKWWSEIIAPGAAMRPHHSGWKAAVRIRIIHGLANTMLSRQDDWDRAEWGEPINQSDQLATIGLFSTTFLLALRGLGMPLSRAEGNDVMALWRYVGWLLGVDEDVLPATEFEGRRRMVQVGQYAPAPDANTAILGAAMYEYFAELNYPRMQAFQRRFGQRYRGSLQAVFVGQSGLRELGIPAEHQWAVPVAWARYFPIQMAARLSPRVREWATRRGERRINTLISLNIPDGDK, from the coding sequence ATGACCACCACGCTTGAACCAGCAACACTCACGGCAACCCCGACGCGTTTCAACCGTGATCCAGAGTGGGCGGCCCGCTCCATACGGACCCTGTTCCTCCTCCAGGGCGACCGCCGGCCGTTCTCGCCAGAAGAGGTCGAGTGGGCCCGTACCGCACTCAACCGGGGTGACGACCTCGGGAACCGACTGGCCCGCACGATGGTCGACGACCACGCCTTCTCGATGCGAGATCTCGACGAGGCACTAACAACGGGGGAAACAACCATCCCGTCGTTGCGGGACCTGCTCGCCGTCGTCGACGGCTCCGCCACACCAACCTGGGTCGACTTTGCGGCCATCGAGCGAGGAGCGGCGGTGTGCAGGCGTTCGGGGGAACTCGGACTGGATGTGTTGGCGACCGCGTCGCTCATGACCGGGTTCACCTCCTCGGCGACGACACGTCAACTCGTCGGCACTGGCAAGCTGGTCGATGACCCCGGCGCGCGGCTGCAACGAACGGCCAAGTGGTGGTCGGAAATCATCGCACCCGGAGCTGCCATGCGTCCCCATCATTCCGGCTGGAAGGCGGCGGTGCGGATCAGAATCATCCATGGGCTCGCCAACACGATGCTGAGCCGCCAAGACGATTGGGACCGTGCCGAATGGGGCGAGCCGATCAACCAATCAGACCAGCTCGCCACCATCGGATTGTTCTCGACCACATTCCTACTCGCGCTACGCGGGCTCGGGATGCCTCTGTCGCGGGCGGAGGGAAACGATGTGATGGCCTTGTGGCGCTACGTCGGCTGGTTGCTCGGCGTCGACGAGGACGTCTTACCGGCAACGGAGTTCGAGGGTCGCCGACGGATGGTGCAGGTCGGCCAGTACGCCCCTGCGCCGGATGCGAACACTGCAATTCTCGGCGCAGCCATGTACGAGTACTTCGCTGAACTCAACTATCCGCGCATGCAGGCCTTCCAGCGACGGTTCGGTCAGCGCTATCGCGGAAGCCTCCAAGCAGTTTTCGTCGGACAGTCCGGACTGCGCGAACTGGGAATCCCGGCAGAACACCAATGGGCGGTACCGGTGGCATGGGCGAGGTACTTCCCCATCCAGATGGCTGCTCGGCTTTCCCCGCGTGTCCGCGAGTGGGCGACCAGGCGCGGCGAACGCAGGATCAACACCTTGATCTCGCTCAATATCCCCGACGGCGACAAATAG
- a CDS encoding TetR/AcrR family transcriptional regulator, producing MAAADRGYDGIPAAQRRAARREALLEATLDLISESGAAAVSKRSVCARARLNDRYFYEHFADRDVLLSVLGQELTAEALRAVIGSMLLVGGTAEDRVRAAVDAALDYFTEDSRRGRLVLESGSDRVLQQEWLSGIRTVADAAVGIAPLLIGEHRPADEDLSVTAYILVSGSVDLLAAWLRGDVAISRATLVDRIVDLTSAALDRASQADGAGQVDATRAD from the coding sequence GTGGCGGCGGCAGATCGCGGGTACGACGGCATCCCGGCGGCGCAACGGCGGGCCGCCCGGCGCGAGGCGCTACTCGAGGCGACGCTCGACCTGATCAGCGAGTCGGGAGCCGCGGCGGTGTCCAAGCGGTCGGTCTGCGCACGAGCGCGGCTCAACGACCGCTACTTCTACGAGCACTTCGCCGATCGCGACGTGTTGTTGAGCGTATTGGGGCAGGAGTTGACGGCCGAGGCGCTGCGCGCGGTGATCGGGAGCATGCTCCTGGTCGGCGGAACGGCCGAGGACCGGGTGCGGGCCGCCGTCGACGCGGCGCTGGACTACTTCACCGAGGATTCGCGTCGGGGCCGACTGGTGCTGGAATCCGGTTCCGATCGGGTGCTGCAGCAGGAGTGGTTGTCCGGCATCCGCACCGTCGCCGACGCTGCCGTCGGCATCGCGCCGCTGCTGATCGGGGAGCACCGGCCCGCTGACGAGGACCTGTCGGTGACCGCCTACATCCTGGTGAGCGGGAGCGTGGATTTGCTGGCGGCGTGGCTGCGCGGCGACGTGGCGATCTCGCGCGCCACCTTGGTCGACCGGATCGTCGATCTGACATCCGCGGCGCTCGACCGGGCTTCGCAGGCCGACGGCGCCGGGCAGGTGGACGCTACCCGCGCCGACTAG
- a CDS encoding oxygenase MpaB family protein, with protein sequence MENSMTCPISPTTVTPEQKRAAVVDDTTRAVDFFERVAGSTFIAFYAAALFDQAMVPGVSAALEATGRVRYSPWPRALRTAASDQLVFAGTADDREAESRRLLELHRDVRGTGADGQRYSALSPDLWNWILISTFFMHRNAAEALAGRAFTAAEDQAVWDRFRAVGTDLQLPGQGRLMESFDELSAYYDRFAADRLTVTPTLRAVMASQGRVPRPDFLPAAVGPLWSAVVPIAGHVTGVLGYGTMRPSAREVLPMRWTRRHDIEYAALNAALRVAFRLLPDVVTQTPLVRARKKYERLADSYRSIGLTSFKPDRGAAAVLNR encoded by the coding sequence ATGGAGAACTCCATGACCTGCCCGATCAGCCCCACCACGGTCACGCCGGAGCAGAAGCGTGCTGCTGTCGTCGACGACACCACCCGCGCCGTCGACTTCTTCGAACGCGTCGCCGGTTCCACCTTCATCGCCTTCTACGCGGCGGCCCTCTTCGACCAGGCCATGGTCCCGGGAGTCTCCGCCGCACTGGAGGCGACCGGCCGGGTCAGGTACTCCCCGTGGCCGCGCGCACTGCGCACCGCCGCCTCCGATCAACTCGTGTTCGCCGGAACCGCGGATGATCGCGAAGCCGAGTCGCGCCGACTACTCGAGCTGCACCGCGACGTGCGGGGTACCGGCGCCGACGGTCAGCGCTACAGCGCACTGTCCCCGGATCTGTGGAACTGGATCCTGATCAGCACCTTCTTCATGCATCGCAATGCCGCCGAGGCGCTCGCCGGGCGTGCGTTCACCGCCGCCGAGGACCAGGCCGTCTGGGATCGGTTCCGAGCGGTGGGTACCGACCTCCAGCTACCCGGGCAAGGCCGGCTGATGGAGTCCTTCGACGAACTGAGCGCCTACTACGACCGCTTCGCCGCCGATCGCCTCACCGTCACCCCGACGCTGCGCGCCGTCATGGCGAGTCAAGGACGCGTCCCGCGGCCCGATTTCCTCCCGGCCGCCGTCGGCCCGTTGTGGTCGGCCGTCGTTCCGATCGCGGGGCATGTCACCGGTGTCCTCGGCTACGGCACCATGCGTCCGTCGGCGCGCGAGGTGCTCCCGATGCGGTGGACGCGACGCCACGACATCGAGTACGCCGCCCTCAACGCCGCATTGCGCGTCGCCTTCCGACTGCTTCCCGATGTCGTGACCCAGACGCCACTGGTGCGGGCGCGCAAAAAGTACGAGCGACTCGCCGACTCCTACCGCTCGATCGGGCTCACCTCCTTCAAGCCCGATCGCGGCGCGGCGGCGGTGCTCAACCGGTAA
- the gatA gene encoding Asp-tRNA(Asn)/Glu-tRNA(Gln) amidotransferase subunit GatA has protein sequence MAEQTASYTGVDDAILGATAARLGEQIAARELSSVEVTRAFLDRIAEVDETIGAYLHVGADQALAAAADADAAIAAGEAASPLTGVPIALKDVFTTVDAPTTCGSKILEGWVPPYDATVTAKLRAAGLPILGKTNMDEFAMGSSTENSAYQVTRNPWDIERIPGGSGGGSAAALASHSAPLAIGTDTGGSIRQPAAVTATVGVKPTYGTVSRYGLVACASSLDQGGPCGTTVLDTALLHEIIAGYDPRDSTSIDAPVGDLVGAAKAGAQGDLSGVRVGVVKELAGEGYQPGVLASFETAVKALTERGAEVVEVSCPHFTYALGAYYLILPSEVSSNLARFDAMRYGLRVGDDGSHSADEVMALTREAGFGAEVKRRIMIGTYALSAGYYDAYYGQAQKVRTLIARDFEAAFENVDVLVSPVTPTTAFKLGERVDDPLAMYLFDLCTLPVNLAGVAAMSVPSGLSDGLPVGLQIMAPALADDRLYRVGAAYEAARGPITG, from the coding sequence ATGGCAGAGCAGACCGCCTCCTACACCGGCGTCGACGACGCCATCCTCGGCGCCACCGCCGCCCGCCTGGGCGAGCAGATCGCCGCGCGCGAGCTGTCCTCGGTCGAGGTGACCCGCGCCTTCCTGGATCGCATCGCCGAGGTCGACGAGACGATCGGCGCCTATCTGCACGTCGGGGCCGATCAGGCGCTCGCCGCTGCGGCCGACGCCGATGCCGCGATCGCCGCCGGCGAGGCCGCCTCCCCGCTGACCGGGGTGCCGATCGCACTCAAGGACGTATTCACCACGGTCGACGCCCCCACGACCTGCGGATCGAAGATTCTCGAGGGCTGGGTGCCGCCCTATGACGCGACGGTCACCGCGAAGCTGCGCGCGGCGGGCCTGCCGATCCTGGGCAAGACCAACATGGACGAGTTCGCGATGGGCAGCTCGACGGAGAACTCCGCCTACCAGGTGACCCGCAACCCGTGGGATATCGAGCGCATCCCGGGCGGCTCCGGCGGCGGCAGTGCCGCGGCCCTCGCGTCGCACAGCGCCCCGCTGGCCATCGGCACCGATACCGGCGGCTCCATCCGCCAGCCGGCCGCCGTCACCGCGACCGTCGGCGTGAAGCCCACCTACGGCACGGTCTCGCGCTACGGCCTGGTCGCCTGCGCGTCGTCGCTGGACCAGGGCGGACCGTGCGGCACGACGGTGCTCGACACGGCGCTGCTGCACGAGATCATCGCCGGGTACGACCCGCGCGACTCCACGTCGATCGATGCCCCGGTCGGCGACCTCGTCGGCGCCGCGAAGGCCGGTGCGCAGGGCGACCTGTCCGGCGTGCGCGTCGGCGTCGTGAAGGAACTCGCCGGTGAGGGCTATCAGCCGGGTGTCCTCGCGTCCTTCGAGACCGCGGTCAAGGCGCTCACCGAGCGGGGCGCCGAGGTGGTCGAGGTCAGCTGCCCGCACTTCACCTACGCGCTGGGCGCCTATTACCTGATCCTGCCGTCGGAGGTGTCGAGCAACCTCGCCCGCTTCGACGCCATGCGCTACGGCCTGCGCGTCGGCGACGACGGCAGCCACAGCGCCGACGAGGTGATGGCGCTGACCCGCGAGGCGGGGTTTGGTGCCGAGGTGAAGCGCCGCATCATGATCGGCACCTACGCGCTGTCGGCGGGCTACTACGACGCCTACTACGGACAGGCGCAGAAGGTCCGGACACTCATCGCGCGCGACTTCGAGGCGGCCTTCGAGAACGTGGACGTGCTGGTCTCGCCGGTCACCCCGACCACGGCCTTCAAGCTGGGGGAGCGCGTCGACGACCCGCTCGCCATGTACCTGTTCGACCTGTGCACGCTTCCGGTGAACCTCGCCGGTGTGGCTGCCATGTCGGTGCCGTCGGGCCTGTCCGACGGGCTGCCCGTCGGTCTGCAGATCATGGCCCCGGCCCTCGCCGACGACCGCCTCTACCGCGTCGGCGCGGCCTACGAGGCGGCGCGCGGGCCGATTACCGGTTGA
- the gatC gene encoding Asp-tRNA(Asn)/Glu-tRNA(Gln) amidotransferase subunit GatC, with protein sequence MAAISRDEVAHLARLSRLALTEDELDHYATQLDSILTHVASITEVAAADVPPTAHPARLDNVLRVDEVTPGLTRDEALSGAPAVEQDRFAVPQILGEE encoded by the coding sequence TTGGCTGCCATCTCTCGTGACGAGGTCGCGCATCTCGCGCGGTTGTCACGGCTCGCGCTCACCGAGGACGAACTCGACCACTACGCGACCCAGCTCGATTCGATCCTGACGCACGTCGCGTCGATCACCGAGGTCGCCGCCGCCGACGTGCCGCCCACCGCGCATCCCGCGCGGCTGGACAACGTGCTGCGCGTCGACGAGGTGACCCCCGGTCTGACCCGCGACGAGGCGCTGTCGGGCGCCCCCGCCGTCGAGCAGGATCGCTTCGCCGTCCCGCAGATCCTCGGGGAGGAATGA
- a CDS encoding amino acid-binding protein encodes MARVSYLLRVTIDDRPGSLGQLAVALGGVGADIISLEVIERGSGWAVDDIVVDLPLGALPDTLITAAATADAHVDSVRPYAGVLDTHRELELVDHVATAKADRLQTLVDDAPQVLRASWATVVTKADSGATVTVCGSSGAPETPLADASWLPMAAAATIDPQDPGVPQMWRDWDTRLVAAPLDGPHRALLLGRVGGPDFRPAEVARLGYLIGIISSLSR; translated from the coding sequence ATGGCCCGGGTGTCCTACCTGCTGCGCGTAACCATCGACGATCGCCCGGGTAGCCTCGGCCAGCTCGCGGTGGCGCTCGGCGGGGTCGGGGCCGACATCATCTCGCTGGAGGTCATCGAACGCGGTAGCGGCTGGGCCGTCGACGACATCGTCGTGGACCTCCCCCTGGGCGCGCTGCCCGACACCCTGATCACCGCCGCGGCCACCGCGGACGCGCATGTCGACTCGGTCCGCCCCTACGCGGGGGTGTTGGACACCCATCGCGAACTCGAACTCGTCGACCACGTCGCGACGGCGAAAGCCGACCGCCTGCAAACCCTCGTCGACGATGCCCCGCAGGTGCTGCGCGCCTCGTGGGCGACAGTCGTCACGAAGGCGGATTCCGGTGCCACGGTGACGGTGTGCGGCAGTTCCGGCGCCCCGGAGACCCCGCTCGCGGATGCGTCCTGGCTCCCGATGGCGGCGGCCGCGACGATCGATCCGCAGGATCCGGGGGTTCCCCAGATGTGGCGGGATTGGGACACCAGGCTCGTCGCCGCACCCCTCGACGGTCCGCACCGCGCACTGCTGCTCGGCCGGGTCGGCGGACCCGATTTCCGTCCCGCCGAGGTCGCGCGCCTGGGCTACCTGATCGGGATCATCAGCAGCCTCAGCCGCTAG
- the ligA gene encoding NAD-dependent DNA ligase LigA, with the protein MDNGDLQREWTDLAEQVRDHQFRYYVRDSPIVSDAEFDKLFRQLQALEDAHPELAVPDSPTKLVGGGFATEFTAVDHLQRMLSLDNVFDDDEMRAWIERTDAAAGAQVPFLCELKIDGVALNLVYENGALIRAATRGDGRTGEDVTLNARTITDIPDRLTATDEYPVPDVLEVRGEVFFRLADFEALNASLVEAGKPPFANPRNSAAGSLRQKNPAITAQRRLGMICHGVGHTQGWRPESLHDAYLALGAWGLPVSSHTSRVDTSAEVLERIAYWGEHRHDVAHEIDGLVVKVDDTAVQRRLGSTSRAPRWAIAYKYPPEEVTTKLLDIRVGVGRTGRVTPFAFMEPVLVAGSTVARATLHNESEVRRKGVLIGDTVTIRKAGDVIPEVLGPVVDLRDGTERAFVMPTNCPECGAALRPEKDSDVDIRCPNAQGCPAQLRERLFHLASRGAFDIEALGYEAATALLTSKVIANEGDLFGLTAEDLGKADLFVTKSGALSANGKRLLDNLAKAKQVPLWRVLVALSIRHVGPTAARSLATEFGSLDAIEAADEEQLAATDGVGAILAASVRDWFAVDWHREIVEKWRAAGVSMVDERDESIERTLEGKTIVVTGSLVDFSRDGAKEAILARGGKASGSVSKKTDYVVVGESPGSKADKAEQLGVPVLDEAGFKRLLETGEA; encoded by the coding sequence GTGGACAACGGGGACTTGCAGCGCGAATGGACCGACCTGGCCGAGCAGGTTCGCGACCACCAATTCCGCTACTACGTGCGGGATTCGCCGATCGTTTCCGACGCGGAGTTCGACAAGCTCTTCCGGCAGCTGCAGGCGCTGGAGGACGCCCATCCCGAACTCGCCGTGCCGGATTCGCCGACGAAACTGGTGGGCGGCGGATTCGCGACGGAGTTCACCGCCGTCGATCACCTCCAGCGGATGCTCTCGCTGGACAACGTCTTCGACGACGACGAGATGCGTGCCTGGATCGAGCGCACCGACGCGGCGGCGGGCGCGCAGGTCCCGTTCCTGTGCGAATTGAAGATCGACGGCGTCGCCCTCAACCTCGTCTACGAGAACGGTGCGCTGATCCGCGCCGCCACCCGCGGCGACGGGCGCACCGGCGAGGATGTGACGCTCAACGCCCGCACGATCACCGACATCCCCGACCGGCTGACCGCGACCGACGAGTACCCGGTTCCCGACGTGCTGGAGGTCCGCGGCGAGGTGTTCTTCCGGCTCGCCGATTTCGAGGCGCTCAACGCCAGCCTCGTCGAGGCGGGCAAGCCGCCGTTCGCCAACCCGCGCAACAGCGCCGCCGGCTCGCTGCGGCAGAAGAACCCGGCGATCACCGCGCAGCGCCGCCTCGGGATGATCTGCCACGGTGTCGGGCACACGCAGGGGTGGCGCCCGGAAAGCCTGCACGACGCCTATCTGGCGCTGGGGGCGTGGGGGCTGCCGGTGTCCTCGCACACCAGCCGCGTCGACACCTCCGCCGAAGTCCTCGAGCGCATCGCCTACTGGGGCGAGCACCGGCACGACGTCGCACACGAGATCGACGGCCTCGTCGTGAAGGTCGACGACACCGCCGTGCAGCGGCGCCTGGGATCCACGTCGCGGGCGCCGCGCTGGGCGATCGCCTACAAGTACCCGCCCGAGGAGGTCACCACCAAGCTCCTCGACATCCGGGTCGGCGTCGGCCGCACCGGGCGGGTGACCCCGTTCGCCTTTATGGAGCCGGTGCTGGTGGCCGGTTCGACGGTGGCGCGCGCGACGCTGCACAACGAGTCCGAGGTGCGCCGCAAGGGGGTGCTGATCGGCGACACCGTCACCATCCGCAAGGCCGGCGACGTCATCCCGGAGGTGCTCGGACCCGTCGTCGACCTGCGCGACGGCACGGAACGCGCGTTCGTCATGCCGACGAACTGCCCGGAGTGCGGTGCCGCGCTGCGCCCGGAGAAGGACTCCGACGTCGACATCCGCTGCCCCAACGCCCAGGGCTGCCCTGCACAGCTGCGGGAGCGGCTGTTCCACCTGGCCTCCCGCGGCGCCTTCGACATCGAGGCACTGGGCTACGAGGCGGCGACCGCGCTGCTGACGTCGAAGGTCATCGCCAACGAGGGGGACCTGTTCGGCCTCACCGCCGAGGACTTGGGGAAGGCCGATCTGTTCGTCACCAAGTCCGGCGCGCTCTCCGCGAACGGCAAGCGCCTGCTGGACAACCTCGCCAAGGCCAAGCAGGTGCCGCTCTGGCGGGTCCTCGTCGCCCTGTCGATCCGCCACGTCGGTCCGACGGCGGCGCGCTCGCTGGCCACCGAGTTCGGCTCCCTGGACGCGATCGAGGCGGCCGACGAGGAGCAACTCGCCGCCACCGACGGGGTCGGGGCGATCCTCGCCGCCTCGGTGCGCGACTGGTTCGCCGTCGACTGGCACCGGGAGATCGTCGAGAAGTGGCGCGCGGCAGGCGTTTCCATGGTCGACGAGCGCGACGAGTCGATCGAGCGGACGCTGGAGGGCAAGACCATCGTCGTCACCGGCTCCCTCGTCGACTTCTCCCGCGACGGTGCCAAAGAGGCGATCCTGGCCCGCGGCGGCAAGGCGTCCGGCTCGGTGTCGAAGAAGACCGATTACGTCGTCGTCGGGGAGTCACCCGGCTCCAAGGCCGACAAGGCCGAACAGCTGGGCGTGCCGGTCCTCGACGAGGCCGGGTTCAAGCGACTGTTGGAAACCGGCGAGGCGTAG
- a CDS encoding MmcQ/YjbR family DNA-binding protein, with protein MPHPIMFSDDDPVLARVREIALALPTATEAVAHGRPTFRCPKMFGMYGGGEKKIDKDTPGRRFDQAILFVADPAEREALLADTRFFLPAYVGAYGWVGLPLALDGDTDWDEVAELLDASFRQVAPKRTIAELDAR; from the coding sequence ATGCCGCACCCGATCATGTTCTCCGACGACGATCCCGTGCTGGCCCGCGTGCGTGAGATCGCGCTGGCCCTGCCGACGGCCACCGAAGCCGTCGCCCACGGCCGCCCGACGTTCCGCTGCCCCAAGATGTTCGGCATGTACGGCGGCGGCGAGAAGAAGATCGACAAGGACACCCCCGGCCGGCGCTTCGACCAGGCCATCCTGTTCGTCGCCGATCCCGCGGAACGGGAGGCGCTTCTCGCCGATACCCGCTTCTTCCTCCCCGCCTACGTCGGCGCATACGGTTGGGTCGGTCTCCCGCTGGCCTTGGACGGCGACACCGACTGGGACGAGGTCGCCGAACTCCTCGACGCATCCTTTCGCCAGGTCGCGCCGAAGCGGACGATCGCCGAACTCGACGCGCGGTAG
- a CDS encoding vitamin-B12 independent methionine synthase: protein MTDRVPLVGGTATGVGSMPGTDPLAAARLAFDEVALPFVPELPARGPGADMVGRAAALLVDIAMDTTRDGYRLASGRTRLMSRADGFLRSDLDAVEEVVERGGLRSPVKLAAIGPFTLSALVELPGGHKVLHDAGAWRDVVASLAEGLAQRADELERRLGVPIVVQLDEPMVGAVIDGQIAPLTRLDVNRPIPAPDVAAALADLATRVGRPVVLHSCAAPRWDLLSALTGYALSLDLGQITDGDYDELGAHLDRGGRLIAGVVPTAEPATAVSADELADRLVALLGRIGLPPAVVREQVLVSPTCGLAGAGPWAPRALGLASKVADQLARLD from the coding sequence ATGACCGATCGAGTGCCGCTCGTCGGTGGGACCGCCACCGGGGTCGGTTCCATGCCGGGCACCGATCCGCTGGCCGCGGCCCGCCTCGCCTTCGACGAGGTAGCCCTGCCGTTCGTGCCGGAACTGCCGGCCCGCGGTCCGGGCGCCGACATGGTGGGGCGCGCCGCGGCACTGCTCGTCGATATCGCGATGGACACCACGCGCGACGGCTATCGGCTCGCTTCGGGGCGCACGCGGCTGATGAGCCGCGCCGATGGATTCCTGCGGTCGGATCTCGACGCGGTCGAGGAGGTCGTCGAGCGGGGCGGATTGCGCTCCCCGGTGAAGTTGGCGGCGATCGGCCCGTTCACCCTTTCCGCGCTCGTGGAACTGCCCGGCGGGCACAAGGTGCTCCACGACGCGGGTGCCTGGCGCGACGTCGTCGCCTCGCTGGCCGAAGGGCTCGCCCAGCGGGCCGACGAGCTGGAGCGGCGGCTCGGGGTCCCGATCGTGGTGCAACTCGACGAGCCGATGGTCGGGGCCGTGATCGACGGTCAGATCGCACCGCTGACGAGGCTGGACGTCAACCGGCCCATCCCGGCGCCGGATGTCGCCGCGGCACTCGCGGACCTCGCCACCCGTGTCGGGCGACCGGTGGTGCTGCACAGCTGCGCCGCACCGCGCTGGGACCTGCTGTCGGCGCTGACCGGCTATGCGCTGTCACTGGACCTCGGCCAGATCACCGACGGGGACTACGACGAGTTGGGTGCCCACCTGGACCGCGGCGGTCGCCTGATCGCCGGGGTGGTCCCGACCGCCGAACCCGCTACGGCGGTGTCGGCAGACGAATTGGCCGACCGCCTGGTCGCGCTGCTCGGCCGCATCGGTCTGCCGCCCGCGGTCGTGCGCGAGCAGGTGCTGGTCTCACCGACCTGCGGCCTGGCGGGGGCGGGTCCGTGGGCGCCTCGGGCATTGGGGCTCGCCTCGAAGGTCGCTGACCAGCTCGCCCGCCTCGACTGA